A region from the Eublepharis macularius isolate TG4126 chromosome 13, MPM_Emac_v1.0, whole genome shotgun sequence genome encodes:
- the LOC129341634 gene encoding uncharacterized protein LOC129341634, with amino-acid sequence MEEQQDDHSFFCGCSCWCKMENTPTNTLEMAEPVPEVKRKALKRMYVKMSRKGDGSMSVVKRLFGSPPRTVENDHAEPNMNKRGSPEGSLSTTQQATTIIEECCRSDTPGLIWPLHDSVDRYFELGILQEDYVNPKNRRSAMNEVVKAVSYSILNHCFSEIMFFKCTGCVEDIPAQLGHDCLTWEEDFYNQNLKYVSTKLSMGPMLYTITLLATSIHCFTMNEGHIKRLGRYIEAIQNAKNAQDALNGLLKQCKQRYVDLAMKIIRKKFTHHNSLLNYCGICAPVLEIRM; translated from the exons atggaagagcagcaggacgATCACAGCTTCTTCTGCGGCTGTTCTtgctggtgcaagatggagaacaCCCCTACAAACACGCTTGAAATGGCTGAACCAGTGCCCGAGGTGAAGCGTAAAGCCCTCAAAAGAATGTATGTCAAGATGTCCCGCAAAGGAGATGGCAGCATGTCGGTTGTGAAGCGTCTGTTTGGTTCACCGCCAAGGACTGTAGAAAATGACCATGCTGAACCTAATATGAACAAAAGAGGCAGCCCTGAGGGCAGCCTTTCAACAACCCAGCAGGCTACAACTATAATAGAG GAATGCTGCCGTTCAGATACCCCTGGCCTGATATGGCCCCTGCACGACAGTGTGGATAGATATTTTGAACTGGGCATCCTTCAAGAGGATTATGTCAACCCTAAAAATAGAAGATCTGCAATGAATGAAGTAGTCAAAGCTGTTTCATATTCCATTTTGAACCATTGTTTCAGCGagataatgttttttaaatgtacaggATGTGTTGAAGATATCCCCGCGCAGCTGGGCCACGATTGCCTGACATGGGAAGAGGATTTCTATAACCAGAACTTGAAATATGTATCTACTAAACTCTCCATGGGGCCCATGCTCTATACCATAACACTGCTAGCCACAAGTATCCATTGTTTTACAATGAATGAGGGGCATATTAAACGGCTAGGCAGGTATATAGAAGCGATTCAAAATGCTAAGAATGCACAAGATGCTCTAAATGGATTATTAAAGCAGTGCAAACAACGTTATGTAGATCTGGCTATGAAGATTATTAGAAAGAAATTCACACATCATAACTCCTTACTGAATTACTGTGGTATATGTGCACCAGTCTTAGAGATCAGGATGTAG
- the LOC129341012 gene encoding uncharacterized protein F54H12.2-like, translating to MAFIHCGSEECVKSELDLFQIAPTQTSIEKSVYIEVPPLSALTGSAPLEFFIAGNGEDYLDLNNTLLYVKCKITQEDGTDIAQNARVALVNYPIASIFSQLDVTLGDRLISQSNNCYPYRALIETVLNYSFETLSTQFSSGGFYKDTASLMDSTLLNQGNKGFAKRALLAAESKTVDLLGHLHADIFFQEKLLLNGVDVKIKLARNKDSFCLMSGEGAAVRYKLHMDSAALFVKKVKVAPGVRLAHAEALLTSTAKYPVDRVDMKVFSIPTGARVSNQDNLFLGQLPKMVVMGLVDNDAFSGAFTKNPFHFQHYNINFVALYVDGEQVPSKPFQPDFEAGNNVREYMSLVQTAGKHLQDRPLLVDREEYRHGYTLFAFDLSPDQDCTGHYSLIKTGNLRAEIRFAAALPRTVNLIVYGVFDNVIEINHNRNVLFDYM from the coding sequence ATGGCTTTCATCCACTGCGGGTCGGAAGAGTGTGTAAAGTCCGAGCTCGACCTGTTCCAGATAGCCCCTACCCAGACCAGCATTGAGAAAAGCGTATATATCGAGGTTCCGCCCCTCTCGGCCCTCACGGGGTCAGCACCTCTAGAGTTTTTCATAGCCGGGAATGGTGAAGATTACCTCGATTTAAACAATACTCTCTTGTATGTGAAATGTAAAATTACTCAAGAAGATGGTACCGACATCGCACAGAATGCTAGAGTGGCACTGGTGAACTACCCAATTGCTTCCATTTTCAGTCAGCTGGATGTTACCCTAGGCGACCGGCTCATCAGCCAGAGTAACAACTGCTATCCCTACAGGGCTCTCATTGAAACAGTGCTCAACTACAGCTTTGAAACCCTATCTACCCAATTTTCTTCAGGCGGATTTTATAAGGATACAGCGAGTCTGATGGACAGCACCCTGCTGAACCAAGGTAACAAAGGATTTGCCAAAAGGGCGTTGCTGGCAGCCGAAAGCAAAACAGTAGACCTTTTAGGCCATCTCCACGCCGATATATTTTTTCAAGAAAAGCTGCTCTTAAATGGCGTGGATGTCAAAATCAAACTAGCTCGTAACAAAGACTCTTTCTGCCTGATGAGTGGCGAGGGGGCTGCTGTGCGCTATAAGCTCCACATGGATTCTGCTGCGCTCTTtgtgaagaaagtgaaagtagccccAGGCGTACGGCTGGCCCACGCTGAAGCTCTGCTGACATCCACAGCAAAATACCCTGTGGACCGTGTCGACATGAAGGTGTTCAGCATCCCTACCGGTGCCCGCGTGAGCAACCAAGACAACCTGTTTTTGGGACAGCTCCCCAAAATGGTGGTCATGGGGCTCGTGGACAATGACGCTTTCAGTGGCGCCTTCACCAAAAACCCTTTTCATTTCCAACATTACAACATTAACTTTGTAGCCCTGTACGTGGACGGGGAGCAGGTCCCCTCCAAGCCCTTCCAGCCCGACTTTGAAGCCGGAAACAACGTGAGAGAATACATGAGCCTCGTGCAAACAGCGGGGAAGCACCTTCAGGACAGGCCCCTCCTGGTAGATCGTGAAGAGTATAGGCACGGGTACACCCTGTTTGCTTTTGACCTCTCTCCTGATCAGGACTGCACCGGCCATTACTCCCTGATTAAAACCGGGAACCTGAGAGCAGAAATACGTTTTGCTGCGGCCCTACCACGAACCGTTAATTTGATTGTGTATGGGGTGTTTGATAATGTCATAGAGATCAACCACAACCGTAACGTGCTTTTTGATTACATGTAA
- the LOC129341579 gene encoding uncharacterized protein LOC129341579, producing the protein MAELNYVAVAEEVKENKFDPDCCRFCNHIAYCQEVPYDEDDEGARADCEDSGDEPEDAVPIEVGEIDPTLDVSDSAKATDPVKEGVKPRIQYLVPDPTDVLIECALLDEVLARGPVGDGPVSFEYEHPPKPRVGKKLKKRRPKTDYCSDTCCDSDYVDDSDRPRLDFCHYSCCNSSDEWSLTETDDNSDIESENVEQGVQTDGVTPKVPPVPTLLNEETMWGPAGDSIESSKDEHYPQPSVGKKLKKRRPLLSYCYENCCYSNSSDDEWRPYAPYCNLSCCKSSDEWSITETDDSDFEPLGTPGGRKGDPELRVDGAAPETMTREGN; encoded by the exons atGGCGGAGCTGAACTATGTAGCGGTGGCTGAGGAGGTCAAGGAGAACAAGTTTGATCCTGACTGTTGCAGATTTTGCAACCACATAGCATATTGTCAAGAAGTCCcctatgatgaagatgatgagggTGCCAGAGCAGATTGTGAGGACTCAGGGGATGAACCAGAGGATGCTGTCCCCATAGAGGTTGGGGAAATAGATCCAACATTGGATGTTTCTGATAGTGCAAAAGCGACAGACCCGGTGAAAGAAGGCGTAAAGCCGCGCATTCAATACCTGGTCCCAGAT CCAACAGATGTGCTGATCGAGTGTGCTCTACTGGATGAGGTGCTAGCGAGAGGCCCGGTTGGGGATGGTCCGGTCAGCTTTGAGTATGAGCATCCCCCAAAGCCCCGTGTAGGGAAGAAGCTGAAAAAGAGGAGACCTAAGACGGATTACTGCAGTGATACCTGTTGTGATTCTGATTATGTAGATGACTCGGACAGACCGCGCCTGGACTTCTGTCATTATAGTTGCTGCAACTCTTCTGATGAGTGGTCGTTAACAGAAACTGATGATAATAGCGATATTGAGAGTGAAAATGTCGAGCAGGGGGTGCAAACTGATGGTGTCACACCCAAGGTGCCCCCCGTCCCCACTCTACTGAATGAGGAGACAATGTGGGGCCCTGCTGGGGATAGCATAGAGAGCTCTAAAGATGAGCATTACCCACAGCCCTCTGTAGGGAAGAAGCTGAAAAAGAGGAGACCTCTGCTGAGTTACTGCTATGAAAATTGCTGCTATTCTAACAGCTCAGATGATGAGTGGAGACCATATGCGCCATACTGTAATCTTAGTTGCTGCAAGTCTTCTGATGAATGGTCGATAACTGAAACCGATGATAGTGATTTTGAGCCTTTAGGAACAccaggggggagaaaaggagATCCCGAGTTGCGGGTTGATGGAGCAGCACCCGAGACTATGACCAGAGAAGGaaattga